The following nucleotide sequence is from Bdellovibrio sp. ArHS.
ACGAGATCGTTGTCCTTGGCGGTCATTTGGATTCCATTAATCAGTCATGGGGCGGTGGTAAAGAAGCTCCGGGTGCTGATGACAATGCTTCAGGTTCCGCGAATCTTATTGAAGCTTTAAGAATTCTTATGGACAAAGAGCAGCCCAAGCGCACGGTCGAATTCTTCTGGTATGCCGGAGAGGAATCAGGTCTTCTGGGATCTGCTGAAATCGCGAAACAATATAAAGCGGAAAAGAAAGACGTCGTCGCAGTTCTGCAGTTGGATATGACTTTGTTCCCCGGCTCGGGCGAGTTGGTGATCGGCAGCATGACAGATTTTACCAGTGCTTGGTTGCGCGACTATTTGAAAGCAATGAACGAGACCTATTTGCATGCCCGCGTAGTTGATGACAAGTGCGGCTATGGTTGTAGCGATCATGCTTCTTGGAACCGCCAAGGCTATCCGGCACTTATGCCGTTTGAAGCGACCTTCAGAAACAGCAACAAGGATATTCATACAGCGAAGGATGTTGTTTCCCCCGCTTCGAACTTCAAGCATTCTGCGGTTTACACAAAAATCGCGTTGGTCATGGCGATGGACCTGGCAAACAGCCAAGCCCGCCAACCTTACTAGTATTCTTTTTGGGGCACAGGCGAACGGCTTGTGCCTTAGATTTTTTCCATTTTTTTGATGCTGTTCTTAACGTCTTCCACAGTGT
It contains:
- a CDS encoding M20/M25/M40 family metallo-hydrolase, which translates into the protein MKTATMALLFVASTASAHVAPLESFETKPILADLKDLRALNIPILAKDERIEVGYAIVTPLMQQRIQERAHQVGKCGGFEDLSQDMMLQSRGFDGMLNSLAEIQEKNELYERAPFKILSLNKDAKIEAALTEVSESNLRSYVTWLSSFPNRNNRDPQPNRHVDEMKQRLEAMLANSSVPYEISVISHSSTKQNSIRVRLVGSERPNEIVVLGGHLDSINQSWGGGKEAPGADDNASGSANLIEALRILMDKEQPKRTVEFFWYAGEESGLLGSAEIAKQYKAEKKDVVAVLQLDMTLFPGSGELVIGSMTDFTSAWLRDYLKAMNETYLHARVVDDKCGYGCSDHASWNRQGYPALMPFEATFRNSNKDIHTAKDVVSPASNFKHSAVYTKIALVMAMDLANSQARQPY